The Mytilus edulis chromosome 12, xbMytEdul2.2, whole genome shotgun sequence genome contains a region encoding:
- the LOC139498311 gene encoding muscarinic acetylcholine receptor M3-like isoform X1 — protein sequence MIYDKRRYLTSAIYTQSQTTLNSQIIFYHQMILNVNCFRYIKGFIQMDTMNSSSDNVTTNTTGFNWIKREEEVASLLTPVVAYISVLMTSGVIGNSLVCYICYRKWKERKIKYFIGFLATFDLLTCCICMPMEIVMLRQPLLIENDILCKLQRGTRAITSLAAGGMLVIIAVDRYISICKHTRTRIQPSQARRLCLVSVLLALIFSWPAFILFGMRSRDTDKQVIAETQCSTINDYGDTYPLVYYGIIFVLFFGISISLVLFYTLIWLRILRLPNLTSSAMSAAKRQSASESADLTAASFQNTSNFDTANKSTEESTDGTCMLSFKQSEENGNPRRNTLDRRRHRSNIDESDSCDFSTDISRSNSIDHKSRKQNYPATVNNNEKGDTEVMRPRKNTQESRNKSFNRKSSFLGSISMSSNGSRRSNRNMVRRRRITIAMFVITIVQIFSFLPYIALLICKSFLPEFLSSLNSQAQVAYNIGILSHFISSGVNPFVYGFCSKIFRREFKKVFCKKLQHYSIFRMIHS from the exons ATGATATATGATAAAAGACGGTATCTGACATCAGCAATCTATACACAGAGTCAGACTACTTTAAATTCCCAAATTATTTTTTACCACCAAATGATACTGAATGTGAATTGTTTCCGATACATCAAAGG atttattcaaATGGATACAATGAATTCCAGCAGTGACAATGTAACAACCAACACAACTGGTTTTAACTGGATTAAGAGGGAAGAAGAAGTGGCAAGTCTTCTGACTCCGGTTGTTGCATATATTTCCGTTCTCATGACTTCCGGTGTGATTGGCAATTCTCTCGTCTGCTACATCTGTTACCGGaaatggaaagaaagaaaaatcaaatACTTCATTGGTTTTCTTGCAACTTTTGATTTGCTCACGTGCTGCATTTGTATGCCGATGGAAATAGTTATGCTACGACAACCTCTCTTGATTGAAAATGACATTCTTTGCAAACTACAGAGAGGTACACGTGCGATTACGTCTTTAGCTGCCGGAGGAATGCTCGTCATAATTGCTGTTGATAGGTATATCAGTATATGCAAGCACACACGCACGCGAATACAACCGTCTCAGGCACGTCGTTTATGCTTAGTTTCCGTATTATTGGCATTGATATTTTCATGGCCAGCATTTATTTTATTTGGCATGAGAAGTCGGGACACCGATAAACAAGTGATTGCAGAAACACAATGCTCAACAATTAATGATTATGGTGATACGTATCCGCTTGTTTACTATGGGATTATATTTGTTCTGTTTTTCGGCATATCGATATCGCTTGTTTTGTTTTACACTTTGATTTGGTTAAGAATTTTACGACTTCCGAATTTGACGTCATCAGCCATGTCGGCTGCAAAGAGACAGTCCGCATCTGAAAGTGCTGATTTAACTGCTGCTAGTTTTCAAAATACTTCGAACTTTGACACAGCAAATAAGTCAACGGAAGAATCTACAGATGGAACGTGCATGCTCTCTTTTAAGCAATCAGAAGAAAATGGAAACCCAAGAAGGAATACTTTGGACAGAAGGCGACACAGGTCAAATATAGATGAAAGCGATTCTTGCGATTTTTCGACCGATATTTCGAGAAGTAATTCCATAGATCACAAAAGTAGAAAACAAAATTATCCTGCTACTGTGAATAATAACGAAAAAGGAGATACAGAGGTCATGCGACCAAGAAAAAATACACAGGAAAGTCGAAATAAAAGCTTTAATAGGAAGTCCTCGTTCTTGGGTTCAATAAGTATGTCAAGTAATGGTTCTAGACGATCTAACAGAAACATGGTGCGCAGACGTCGAATAACAATAGCTATGTTTGTGATAACGATTGTtcaaattttcagttttcttCCTTATATTGCGTTGCTTATTTGCAAAAGTTTTCTTCCGGAGTTTCTGTCTTCGCTTAACTCACAGGCTCAAGTTGCATATAATATCGGTATACTATCACATTTTATCAGCAGTGGTGTTAATCCATTTGTGTATGGATTTTGTAGTAAAATATTTCGGCGGGAATTTAAGAAAGTGTTCTGTAAAAAGCTACAACATTACTCTATTTTCCGAATGATTCATTCATGA
- the LOC139498311 gene encoding muscarinic acetylcholine receptor M3-like isoform X2, producing MDTMNSSSDNVTTNTTGFNWIKREEEVASLLTPVVAYISVLMTSGVIGNSLVCYICYRKWKERKIKYFIGFLATFDLLTCCICMPMEIVMLRQPLLIENDILCKLQRGTRAITSLAAGGMLVIIAVDRYISICKHTRTRIQPSQARRLCLVSVLLALIFSWPAFILFGMRSRDTDKQVIAETQCSTINDYGDTYPLVYYGIIFVLFFGISISLVLFYTLIWLRILRLPNLTSSAMSAAKRQSASESADLTAASFQNTSNFDTANKSTEESTDGTCMLSFKQSEENGNPRRNTLDRRRHRSNIDESDSCDFSTDISRSNSIDHKSRKQNYPATVNNNEKGDTEVMRPRKNTQESRNKSFNRKSSFLGSISMSSNGSRRSNRNMVRRRRITIAMFVITIVQIFSFLPYIALLICKSFLPEFLSSLNSQAQVAYNIGILSHFISSGVNPFVYGFCSKIFRREFKKVFCKKLQHYSIFRMIHS from the coding sequence ATGGATACAATGAATTCCAGCAGTGACAATGTAACAACCAACACAACTGGTTTTAACTGGATTAAGAGGGAAGAAGAAGTGGCAAGTCTTCTGACTCCGGTTGTTGCATATATTTCCGTTCTCATGACTTCCGGTGTGATTGGCAATTCTCTCGTCTGCTACATCTGTTACCGGaaatggaaagaaagaaaaatcaaatACTTCATTGGTTTTCTTGCAACTTTTGATTTGCTCACGTGCTGCATTTGTATGCCGATGGAAATAGTTATGCTACGACAACCTCTCTTGATTGAAAATGACATTCTTTGCAAACTACAGAGAGGTACACGTGCGATTACGTCTTTAGCTGCCGGAGGAATGCTCGTCATAATTGCTGTTGATAGGTATATCAGTATATGCAAGCACACACGCACGCGAATACAACCGTCTCAGGCACGTCGTTTATGCTTAGTTTCCGTATTATTGGCATTGATATTTTCATGGCCAGCATTTATTTTATTTGGCATGAGAAGTCGGGACACCGATAAACAAGTGATTGCAGAAACACAATGCTCAACAATTAATGATTATGGTGATACGTATCCGCTTGTTTACTATGGGATTATATTTGTTCTGTTTTTCGGCATATCGATATCGCTTGTTTTGTTTTACACTTTGATTTGGTTAAGAATTTTACGACTTCCGAATTTGACGTCATCAGCCATGTCGGCTGCAAAGAGACAGTCCGCATCTGAAAGTGCTGATTTAACTGCTGCTAGTTTTCAAAATACTTCGAACTTTGACACAGCAAATAAGTCAACGGAAGAATCTACAGATGGAACGTGCATGCTCTCTTTTAAGCAATCAGAAGAAAATGGAAACCCAAGAAGGAATACTTTGGACAGAAGGCGACACAGGTCAAATATAGATGAAAGCGATTCTTGCGATTTTTCGACCGATATTTCGAGAAGTAATTCCATAGATCACAAAAGTAGAAAACAAAATTATCCTGCTACTGTGAATAATAACGAAAAAGGAGATACAGAGGTCATGCGACCAAGAAAAAATACACAGGAAAGTCGAAATAAAAGCTTTAATAGGAAGTCCTCGTTCTTGGGTTCAATAAGTATGTCAAGTAATGGTTCTAGACGATCTAACAGAAACATGGTGCGCAGACGTCGAATAACAATAGCTATGTTTGTGATAACGATTGTtcaaattttcagttttcttCCTTATATTGCGTTGCTTATTTGCAAAAGTTTTCTTCCGGAGTTTCTGTCTTCGCTTAACTCACAGGCTCAAGTTGCATATAATATCGGTATACTATCACATTTTATCAGCAGTGGTGTTAATCCATTTGTGTATGGATTTTGTAGTAAAATATTTCGGCGGGAATTTAAGAAAGTGTTCTGTAAAAAGCTACAACATTACTCTATTTTCCGAATGATTCATTCATGA
- the LOC139498344 gene encoding uncharacterized protein, whose product MSEIHIADFSSKVFRKSSNFSLSIWNPINERDIDINIYRDYSKTNNFNYVNDLVRTCSNKTSNLTSEQVVCIHEDNNAKAKEINNDSRSGFENPVRRKVNQVTSSIDGNCFRAIDTSDMTPTNELLDKLLIPPGERQKRLDNLERQSELFFRYLCLQIGTSAMVKSRRCIYNHFVFQPLPEMNVFYQLIGSKAEGLDMSGSDTDVLVTINYNAFEKNDSHSLKMGDLEYDSLMDNVPPGYVLLEFAGSHISFPSNTFLELSYFLQNKLWKEAFTKERHGPASMVTIIGEELDIVLSVHSESWPQIAKEWIYRKRCFGWPSEEMINAIVQKGCHIVPVGRSRNHANDKEWRLSFCIAEKELVKTFNQTQILVYGLLKILLKEILSCHKNIENLICSYFLKTVLFWVMEESRRSFWVPNNIFLCFHLCFRRLIQFVVDSNCPNYFVESNNMFEGRFTSHSKEELLGKLCELLGSGWEWILQSKSLYQFSYFIKGSKSQLELLAIMAFENERVESLKILSKLVVMGRRIICSTLVGPGRIKKCHLDKFLKVPILRKKIIPVFCHFIDIDQCNWKNKNLYTVYMFQMKLFTMDYHNNIVSGKTFLATWLYNQGKYEDCLKITGMAVKNLDLRIFHNVCKSRNYHKFKQIMNCCRDVGDLQYFCSFDILFPFKSRLMLKEISRLFHRNIISVFQQYRLRYVIFYPEIYVYFLRSLCFHRLGDQHNLEIEYRHMTDVDYISSDKSKFAYRLSRIMMKFYFNITRYDINIDFTNMLTMAYSFAPHVKKIDLTESDFYIMMNTHENMIKQGFHPDSASDLIGVSRDFCTKLKDLMKYVSTMKRHSVKM is encoded by the exons ATGTCAGAAATCCATATCGCGGATTTCTCGTCAAAAGTATTTCGGAAGTCAAGCAACTTTTCCCTATCCATTTGGAATCCTATCAACGAGAGGGATATCGATATTAATATTTATCGAGATTATTCTAAAACGAACAATTTTAATTATGTGAATGATTTGGTGCGTACATGTTCCAATAAAACTTCTAATTTAACATCTGAACAAGTGGTGTGTATCCATGAAGATAACAATGCAAAAGCAAAGGAAATAAATAATGATTCTAGAAGCGGATTTGAAAATCCAGTCAGAAGGAAGGTAAACCAAGTAACATCTTCGATTGACGGCAATTGTTTCAGAGCAATAGATACTTCAGATATGACACCAACAAACGAACTCTTGGACAAACTTCTGATCCCACCAG GTGAAAGACAGAAACGATTAGATAATCTGGAGAGACAATCAGAACTATTTTTCAGGTACCTCTGCTTGCAAATAGGAACTTCGGCTATGGTCAAAAGTCGCCGTtgtatatacaatcattttgtgtTTCAACCTTTACCGGAAATGAATGTGTTTTATCAGTTGATTGGTAGTAAAGCAGAAGGTCTTGATATGTCTGGAAGTGACACTGATGTGCTGGTAACAATTAATTATAATGCATTTGAAAAGAATGATAGTCATTCCCTAAAAATGGGCGATCTCGAATATGATTCGCTAATGGACAATGTGCCACCTGGGTATGTCCTATTAGAATTTGCTGGGAGTCATATATCTTTTCCAAGTAACACATTTCTCGAATTATCTTATTTTCTTCAAAACAAATTATGGAAAGAAGCATTTACTAAAGAGAGACACGGACCAGCCTCAATGGTTACAATAATTGGCGAAGAATTAGACATTGTGCTCTCGGTTCACAGTGAATCTTGGCCACAAATAGCTAAAGAATGGATTTATCGTAAAAGATGTTTTGGTTGGCCATCTGAGGAAATGATTAACGCAATTGTCCAGAAAGGCTGTCATATTGTTCCTGTCGGACGGAGTAGAAATCATGCAAACGATAAAGAATGGAGATTGTCGTTTTGTATTGCTGAAAAAGAGCTTGTAAAGACTTTCAATCAAACACAGATCTTAGTGTAtggtttattaaaaatattattaaaagagATCTTAAGCTGTCACAAAAATATTGagaatctaatttgttcatactttttaaAGACAGTTTTGTTCTGGGTAATGGAAGAAAGTAGACGATCGTTTTGGGTTCCAAACAATATTTTTCTATGTTTCCACCTATGTTTCAGACGTTTAATTCAATTTGTTGTCGATTCAAATTGTCCTAATTATTTTGTTGAAAGTAATAATATGTTTGAGGGACGATTTACGTCACATAGTAAGGAGGAACTTCTTGGAAAGTTATGCGAACTTTTGGGCAGTGGATGGGAGTGGATATTGCAAAGTAAATCTCTTTACCAATTTTCATACTTTATTAAAGGTTCAAAATCGCAACTAGAACTTTTGGCAATAATGGCATTTGAAAATGAGCGAGTGGAAAGTTTGAAAATACTTTCGAAATTAGTTGTAATGGGAAGAAGGATCATATGTTCGACATTAGTAGGACCAGGCAGAATTAAGAAATGTCATTTAGACAAATTCCTAAAGGTACCGATACTAAGAAAGAAAATTATACCCGTGTTTTGTCATTTCATAGACATAGACCAGTGCAATTGGAAGAACAAAAACCTTTATACCGTGTACATGTTCCAAATGAAGTTATTCACGATGGATTACCATAACAATATTGTTTCCGGGAAAACGTTTCTTGCAACATGGTTGTACAACCAAGGGAAGTATGAGGACTGTCTTAAAATAACCGGTATGGCTGTGAAAAATTTagatttacgtatttttcataatGTATGTAAAAGTCGAAATTATCataaattcaaacaaataatgaatTGCTGTCGTGATGTGGGTGATTTACAATACTTTTGTTCCTTTGACATTCTCTTCCCGTTTAAATCTCGTTTGATGTTGAAAGAAATATCACGATTGTTTCATCgtaacattatttctgttttccAACAGTACCGACTAAGATATGTGATCTTTTACCCTGAAATATACGTTTATTTTTTAAGGAGTTTATGCTTTCATAGACTTGGAGACCAACATAACTTAGAAATTGAATATAGACATATGACGGATGTAGATTATATTTCTTCTGATAAATCGAAATTTGCATACCGACTTTCACGCATCatgatgaaattttattttaatatcacCCGATATGATATTAATATAGATTTCACTAACATGTTAACAATGGCATATTCCTTTGCGCCACATGTTAAAAAGATCGATTTAACAGAATCTGATTTTTACATAATGATGAACACTCACGAAAATATGATTAAACAAGGATTTCATCCTGACTCAGCTTCAGATTTAATTGGAGTTTCAAGAGACTTTTGTACTAAACTGAAGGATCTGATGAAATACGTATCAACTATGAAGCGCCACAGTGTTAAGATGTGA